Part of the Erwinia amylovora genome is shown below.
CGAGCCGCATATAGTGCTGGCGCTGCCGCGCCGTCAGTGCCGTCAGTCGTTGCAGCCAGTGATGCACCCAACCTTCCACCTCTGCGGCCTGCTGCTCATCAATCAGCGCCAGTTCAACGCTGACCAGTGTTTGCATCGCGCTGTGATAAGGCACCAGCAGCCGCGCGCCATCGCAGAGATGGTGCGCACGCAGCGTTGCCATCAGGCCACCTGCGGCCTCATCCAGTAAGAGCTGGCGCAGCAAAGTCAGCTCGTTACTGCGCGGCCTGTCCAGCAGGAAAGAGAGACGCAAACGCGGCGATCCCGCCAGTTGCAAAGCCATATCAGGCTGCGATGAATAATGCAGTAACGGAAGCGCTGGCGGTGGCACACCAACAGCAGAAAACGCACTGCCGTACTGTCGGGCCAGCTGCCATAACGCTTCGGGCGACTGCGGTCCCTGCAACCACAGCGTGATATTCGCCGCGTGATAATAGCGTTGATGAAACTGCTGTAACGCCAGCCGCAGTGCCGGCCAGTCCCCGGTAAAACTCGCGGCGTTACCGATATGAAAACGCTGCCACGGATGTGCGGCAAATGCCATGCTCTGCGCGGCATTGCACAACGTATCCTGCTGCCCGGCCAGCAGGCGGCACTCGGCGTCAATGGTAGCCACTTCCTGGCGGATGGCATTTTCTGCCAACAGCGGAGCCAGCAGCATATCGCTCAAACGAGCCAGCCCCGGAGCCAGCAGCCCGGCATCGCACTCGAAAAAAAAGGCCGTGCTGCTGCCCTGGGTGGTGGCATTCAGCCGCCCTCCCCTGGCCGGTAACCAGGCCATCAGCCGCTCGTCATCCGCATAAGCGCAACTGCCGGCAAACAGCAAATGTTCCAACAGATGAGCCAGCCCCGGCCAGCTGTCCGGTTCATAATGGCTACCGGTATCCACCTGGAAAAGCGCTGCAGCCTGTACTGCCTGCGCATCGCTAATCAACACCACGCGCAAACCGTTGTCGAGCCGTCGTCGCTGTGGCTGCATCCGTCAGCCCTTGAAGATCAGCTGGGCGTTAACCCGCTGGGAGTTTGCGCGATTACGGAACCGTAGCTGGTTCACCTGAATGTGGCTGCAGTTGGCCTGTTCACGCGCGGCAAGGATGGTGCCGTGATGTTCTGACTTGCTGCATACCGGGTCGGCGTTATCAGCGTTGCCGGTCAGCATAAACGCCTGGCAGCGGCAGCCGCCGAAGTCTTTCTCTTTTTCATCACAGGATCGACATGGCTCCGGCATCCAGTCAAAGCCGCGATAACGGTTAAAGCCAAACGAGTTAAACCAGATATCCTGCAGGCTGTGCTCCAGCACCGACGGGAAAGGTATCGGTAGCTGGCGGGCGCTGTGACAGGGCAGCGCCATGCCTTCCGGCGTGACGCTGAGGAAGATCGCGCCCCAGCCGCCCATGCAGCCCTTAGGCCGCTCTTCATAATAGTCCGGGGTGACGAACAGCAGATTGGCCAGATTACCGCTGGCGGCCATCTTCTCGCGGTAGTGGTGCACCACCGCCTCGGCGCGTGCCAGCTGGTCGCGGGTAGGCAGCAGTCCCTCGCGGTTGAGCTGCGCCCAGCCGTAAAACTGGCAGGTTGCCAGCTCGACATCATCGGCTTCCAGTTCGATGCACAGCTCGATAATGCGGTCAAGCTGGTCGATATTGTGGCGATGCAGCACAAAATTCAGCACCATTGGATAGCCGTGCGCTTTAACCGCACGCGCCATCTCCAGCTTTTGTTGAAATGCCTTTGTCGATCCGGCCAGCGCCGCATTCAGGGTTTCATCGCTGGCCTGGAAGCTGATCTGAATATGATCCAGTCCCGCTTCGGCGAAGGCGTCGATCTTCTTCTGCGTCAGGCCGATCCCGGAGGTAATCAGGTTGGTATAGAAACCGAGATCGCGCGCGCTGCGGATCAGCTCGGGCAGATCGTTACGCACCAGCGGTTCGCCACCCGAAAAGCCAATCTGTACCGCGCCCATCGCCCGCGCCTGCTTAAAGACGTCGATCCACTGGGCAGTCGTCAGCTCTTTTTCC
Proteins encoded:
- the pqqE gene encoding pyrroloquinoline quinone biosynthesis protein PqqE; protein product: MNPAESPIKPPLWLLAELTYRCPLQCPYCSNPLDFARQEKELTTAQWIDVFKQARAMGAVQIGFSGGEPLVRNDLPELIRSARDLGFYTNLITSGIGLTQKKIDAFAEAGLDHIQISFQASDETLNAALAGSTKAFQQKLEMARAVKAHGYPMVLNFVLHRHNIDQLDRIIELCIELEADDVELATCQFYGWAQLNREGLLPTRDQLARAEAVVHHYREKMAASGNLANLLFVTPDYYEERPKGCMGGWGAIFLSVTPEGMALPCHSARQLPIPFPSVLEHSLQDIWFNSFGFNRYRGFDWMPEPCRSCDEKEKDFGGCRCQAFMLTGNADNADPVCSKSEHHGTILAAREQANCSHIQVNQLRFRNRANSQRVNAQLIFKG